The proteins below come from a single Rosa rugosa chromosome 2, drRosRugo1.1, whole genome shotgun sequence genomic window:
- the LOC133730532 gene encoding UPF0481 protein At3g47200-like: MAENHDTVIYVDGGMNCIFRVPKVLQKHNPDAYTPCVLSIGPFHHRKKGSEDEGKDDKEEGKDGKDKKYFQLVERMKERYLNEVLSCMHINLKELIAKVVELSDQKNDGPIQFEKGARDFYAEKLDYESNYFKEMMIVDGCFLIQLFRKCTDVQPRGSDDPLFNMDCMFHFLCHDLLLLENQLPWFVLETLYSLILAYSGGSGPSLSILILDAFKHLPSLKHCQSYRDHLLQYHPHKQNWRGHGYANVLHILDLMRDSIVVPIMFKDQTEKRFEQAFLDPDIHGMYTATALSKAGITCRGNKTENIMDMQFEEGWLFCNGVLKIPQLNVGMLTESLFRNLIAFEQCYHGISNEITSYAVFMDNLISSQEDMELLCKAKVIGNWLSDEEGCNFFNNLYKGIPRTKFYYGPLCKKVKKRYEMKWYTYVASFKTQKLSNPWAVLAFCTALILLVLQLWNSTNSLQSFRKQNHGF; the protein is encoded by the coding sequence ATGGCGGAAAATCATGATACTGttatatatgttgatggcgGCATGAATTGCATCTTCAGAGTTCCTAAGGTGCTCCAGAAACATAACCCAGATGCATATACACCTTGTGTTCTCTCGATTGGACCTTTTCATCATCGAAAAAAGGGAAGCGAGGATGAAGGGAAAGATGACAAGGAGGAAGGCAAAGATGGGAAGGATAAAAAATATTTCCAACTCGTGGAACGAATGAAAGAGAGGTATTTGAATGAAGTCCTCTCATGCATGCACATAAATTTGAAAGAGTTGATTGCAAAAGTTGTTGAGCTTTCAGATCAAAAGAATGATGGGCCTATTCAGTTTGAGAAAGGTGCCCGCGATTTCTATGCAGAAAAACTTGATTATGAATCCAATTACTTCAAAGAAATGATGATAGTCGACGGCTGCTTTCTAATTCAACTGTTTCGAAAGTGCACTGATGTGCAACCTAGGGGAAGTGATGACCCGTTGTTCAACATGGATTGCATGTTCCATTTCTTATGCCATGACCTTTTGCTGCTTGAAAACCAGCTACCCTGGTTTGTTCTCGAAACTTTATATAGCCTTATCCTTGCCTATTCCGGAGGTTCTGGCCCTTCCCTCTCTATCCTCATACTTGACGCCTTCAAGCATTTACCCTCACTGAAGCATTGTCAATCCTATAGAGATCATCTTCTTCAATACCATCCTCATAAACAGAATTGGCGGGGTCATGGCTATGCTAACGTTCTGCACATACTTGATCTTATGAGAGATTCAATAGTTGTCCCAATAATGTTCAAAGACCAGACAGAAAAGAGATTTGAACAAGCCTTCCTCGATCCAGATATACATGGAATGTACACTGCAACTGCTCTGTCAAAAGCGGGCATAACATGCCGAGGcaacaaaacagaaaacataATGGACATGCAATTCGAAGAGGGCTGGCTATTCTGCAATGGAGTTCTTAAGATTCCGCAGCTCAACGTCGGAATGCTAACCGAATCATTATTCAGGAACCTCATAGCTTTTGAGCAATGCTATCATGGTATTTCAAATGAAATAACATCTTACGCTGTGTTTATGGATAACCTCATCTCTTCCCAAGAAGATATGGAATTACTTTGTAAGGCAAAAGTAATAGGTAACTGGCTGAGCGATGAAGAGGGTTGCAATTTCTTCAACAACCTTTACAAAGGCATCCCGCGCACCAAGTTCTACTATGGTCCTCTCTGCAAGAAAGTGAAGAAACGTTACGAAATGAAATGGTATACATATGTGGCTTCATTCAAGACTCAAAAGCTTTCTAATCCATGGGCGGTGCTTGCTTTTTGCACAGCTCTTATCCTTCTCGTTCTCCAGCTATGGAACAGCACAAATAGCCTCCAATCCTTCAGGAAGCAAAACCATGGTTTTTGA
- the LOC133730531 gene encoding uncharacterized protein LOC133730531 gives MAGDFNEILSNSDKSSGVPRAAAPMLRFRQMMTHSGLFDMGYVGSQFTWSNRHTKERLDRGFQTLQWRTCFPYSRVLTLPPSESDHSSLLVEVQKEYGSRGKPPRRFRFEEMWHGNAQCQSIIQQGWATQLTGNALQQLGEKIKVTGEQLMQWHKVEFEKQKVEMRTVQEQLNAIMSAPYSPEQYVEQRLVHVKYSQLLAQQETYWRQRARTLWLKDGDRNSAYFHRKASNRRSHNLIKGLMNEHGVWQVDPNHVKDILLKYYNNIFTTEGTAE, from the coding sequence ATGGCTGGAGATTTCAATGAGATTCTCAGCAACTCAGACAAGTCTAGTGGGGTTCCAAGGGCTGCTGCACCCATGCTGCGTTTCAGGCAAATGATGACACACAGTGGTTTGTTTGATATGGGCTATGTCGGAAGCCAGTTTACATGGTCGAATAGGCATACCAAAGAAAGGTTGGATCGGGGTTTCCAAACCCTTCAATGGAGGACATGTTTCCCGTACAGCAGAGTACTCACTCTGCCCCCATCTGAATCTGATCACTCCTCGCTCTTGGTTGAAGTACAGAAAGAGTACGGCAGTAGGGGTAAACCCCCAAGGCGTTTCAGGTTCGAAGAGATGTGGCATGGCAATGCACAATGCCAAAGCATCATTCAGCAAGGTTGGGCTACACAACTTACTGGGAATGCTCTACAACAGTTGGGGGAAAAAATTAAGGTTACGGGGGAGCAACTCATGCAATGGCACAAGGTAGAGTTTGAGAAGCAGAAAGTAGAGATGAGAACTGTGCAGGAGCAGCTAAATGCTATTATGAGTGCACCCTACTCACCTGAACAGTATGTGGAGCAGAGATTGGTCCATGTTAAGTACAGCCAGCTTTTGGCACAGCAAGAGACGTATTGGAGACAGCGAGCTCGCACGCTATGGCTAAAGGATGGAGATAGAAATTCAGCCTACTTCCACCGTAAAGCTTCAAACCGAAGAAGCCACAATCTCATTAAAGGTCTTATGAATGAGCACGGTGTTTGGCAAGTAGATCCGAACCATGTTAAAGACATTTTGTTGAAGTATTACAATAATATCTTCACAACAGAGGGCACCGCAGAATAG